The genomic interval CTTTTAGCTAAAGATAAGACAGGTCCCAACAAACCCAACGCACACGAACACACACTGGCGTCGTCGATAAACGTAGAATAAGACGTAGAAAAACACGAATAAACAACATTTAGGGTAGTTTTACCTTTTCTGTTGGTCCATCATCCAGAATAAttgctgtgtgttttctcttcagATACTCGTGTATAACGCTAGTGGCCACACTTTGCAGTGtaaaccacctttttgttttgtgataatttgaaatgttctcacAATTACATGTAGTGACATTGAAAGAAAACATTTGTCACAATAAACTGAAGtgttttagaaataaaaaaaatgtaatttcattgaaataatatttaaaaaacgaTGTAACATGTTGAAGTCGACGCATTTTCAGCGTAGACGTCATCGACTACGGCAACTAATCGCGGCagcccagtggcctgtactacgaagcggggttactggcttatctaggtaacttgtcggatttaagataccacagtttaaatggacttaatattcgttcacttacattttgcccagactaccttaaatccgacaagctaCCCCGATAacccagtaaccccgcttcgtagtacaggccaccggtTTCCTTCCTGTGTTGTCGAGGCGACTGATTTTACCCGTTTGTGTGCTTAGTTCTGGCTATAATAAATGGGTTAAGTGGTGGTTACTTTCACAAACCGTCACCTAACATGCAACGATAAACGATAAAGCCTgcggaagtttttttttattatagtcTGATTTCATGTATGCAACAAGTATTAATCAGCTGTGTGTAACATTTGTAAAGTCTTACGCCCGCCCTCCCCCAGTCGCCTCCCTGAATAAACATCAATGCATATGCGCGGCATAGATATAAGTGTCCTAAGAAGCTGCACCCCCGTTCTCAGAAATATTTATCATTAATCATGGCGGATGGACACGGGCTGAATGCTACTGAGATGGTTCCCCGTCATAGTTTAATTTCCTTCTGCCCAAGAACGGCACGCGCTGGCCATTTAGCATGCCACCCAAGCTTTATTAGAATATCAGCTCCCCTCATTAGCGACAGGTACTTTATTTATACGATAATGCAGCCTTGCTGTCCCGCTGTGCCAGAGCCCATAGATCAAGCTATCAAACTAAACCacttattaaagaaaaaaatatttgtagtCTGTACTTATTCTCCTCTGTAAAATTATGGCTTCTTAATTTTCAACTCTAGGGGACGTTATagtaataattacaaatataAACCTGAAACCAGAATTCTAGTATAACATTTCTAATAAAACCTAGTTTTAAATTTCTAATATTTCCATAAGATTTAAAATATTATCAAACTACCCGGTTTTTTGGTTTGGGTTAGAAGTAGTTCCTGGTTTCATACTGGTTTCAACAGGATTTttccttattattatttttccgtTATTTTGTAAACATATGACAACTTCAAGTGAACTTGCCCCCAGGGGATCGTCACAGTTTAACCAGACCCAAGGTAAACAGGAAATGTTAGTCAGACATTCTGTCAAATGTCTGATCCACTTTCAGATTTGTTTGGGTTAAACTCTGAattgacatttttattgttgGTAGCTAGAACGTAGTGCTGGTAAGAGAGGTAAGGAGTTGGAGCTGTTACAGCACACCCCCCACACGataaaccacctcagggatgagaacccaaGTGCACCCGTGCAGCAGGTGGTACCTCAGCACCAGGTTAGTCCGAATGGAACAGTATGAGTTTCTTCTGGAGGCAGGAGTGCCAGTCCTGCCCCCAACCTCAAGTGTTCCTTGTAagctggaggacctccttacagggctggatgtagagtaacgtcatacccagggcCCAATGGGGTACGATCACTTCTGTTATTCACAGGattggaaccagcaaccttccactggcttgctggcacagatccctaaccTCAGCCACCATTTTGCCCTAGTTCTGGTATATATATGTTACATATTTGATTGGCAACGTTTTTTTAGGGTGAAAAAGCCATATATCATGCAAAGACACTCGGTGCAAAGATAGGGTCACTTACATGGGGTTTCATTAATCTATAGAAAAGACTTTCGATACTTTGTTCATCCCCATTTGGAATGGGGTCATTTTCcaggaaagttcaggttcagaaagtacaaatccagatcaagattttgtttcaactagtCAGCTGAGTATAAAAAGCTACATTCACAtagtactcaactgattggttgaaataaaatcttggtctggatttttactttctgaacccaAATTTTCCATCTATCATTTTCCatgtatcccatcatgctctccaaacagacacacatatatacagaagACGGAGGTTCAGAAGTTTATTTTGAACTGAGAGCCTTGCTTCCCTTATGGAAGCTGAGCTCagaggagcaggttaatgttCAGTAAAGCCACACATGGCCAACGGGATCTTCCTGGTATGGAGAACCGTCAACAGGTAACATCAACACTGCACTGTGTGACCATCTGCCTCCATTATCTCATTGGCATTCATGCTTTCACCCAAAGGGCAACTGGGCAGGTTGGTTGGGCTTGATGTATTGTTACCATGTAGTAAAACAGCATTTGCAAGATGATCACTGTTTGTGCTTTAATGTGACTGCTCATGTAGTCACGTATGTGGGACCTTTCCAGACCATTAgtatgagaaaaaaaaagatcataaAACAAGCAAACGAAGAGCCCATCAACACAACAGCTTTATGAAAAGGGCAGAGGTTTGCTTTCAACACTGGAAGGGATCAAATCAGCCCCGAATCCCCAGCCACCCTAAACACACGCAGAACTCCGACAATATCGGAAGGGGCGTGTCACTACAGTGCATATCCACATCTGTGCCCTTGTGCAACAGACTGTGTTCAGAACAACACAAACCATGTAGCAACAGCCAGCtgaattgttttgttttacagtaTCTGTAGCTCATAATATACGTCTTTGATGGTAAGTCCAGATTCTGCTGGAACTACTTAGAAATTCACCCACATACTTTGGCCAAACATTAGATGAGTCATCATGAAGACAGTCAGTATTTGCAGATTGAAAAAGTTCAACTGATGTAAGACCATATACAGTAGGTCTTTTGAATGCTGTGTAGTTCTGAACCTTTGCAGCAAAAGTTAATCTAGTGTAGAGACATCGGCCAGTTAAGTCTTTTCACAGTGTTGGGTGATGTTCCTAAATATCAAGAATAGATTACATAAGACATGCTTTATGAGATCCTTTATGCAATGTCAACTTCATTGGACCGTCTTTGTGATTAACGACATTGgacggaaaaaaaaatacaactggGACGCATTAGAAGCAAACAATGAAAGGTCACTgaatggtcatgtgacctgtccTGCAGCCTGGTTTTTAGCAGGAGGCTAATGGGGTCCTTAAGTGCACCAGATCCCTGCATAGATTAGCAGTATGCGCCCATCTTTGAGGATCTACGTTTCCACCTATTACCTCCTGGTTCTCCTCCACCCCAGCTGCTGCACAGATCCGTACTGCGGTTTAGAGTAACTCTCTCTGCCACATCTAATTCTTTCCAAAATCCAGACCTGCTGCTGGATGTGTCCAACCTTTCTGATTTCTGCAGCCTACTCAGTTTGTCGATGGACGCTTTCACTTTTCAAACAATACTGACAAAGTCAACTAAGACACACTGAGTTTTCAGCAAACATGTATGAATATATGAGCATCCAGGGCTGTAGCTGGGATATTGTACACACATCAGTACAGACATCAGTAAGAGTTTCCATGAATCTAGGACTGGATAGGCCATCTGGAATACCAGGAGGCCGATTGGTATGTGGGCCAGCAAAATTTATTGtgaaccgccccccccctcagaaAAATTGACTGTGAGGGACTACAAAAGACAGCTATTAGGTCAATTGAAGGCCAAGGTGAGCGGTTTCAACTGTAAACTTTAACCTGTCTTCAGTTCAACCTATTCATTGTATGTcttgtttattaataataaattacttAAGTAATGGGTATCATTCACACTGATGTCATTCTACCCAAGACTCCCCAAAACCACACACGAAATTTGatgataaaaatgtaaaactgaCGAACATCTTTAACAGAGGAACGTGGAAGAGATGTAGTCACACTTTCGGAGGATTCAGGGCATAGAGTAAAACACATTTAATTACTTTTCCTCCAGTGAATCTTCATTTCCAGTACAGGCATGTAATCTAGAACTGTGCCcaaatccccccacccccctgaccAAGATAAGCGGCCAGAAACTGGctttcaaattcaaattcaaattcaaaaaactttatttgtccccgaggggctgGACTGATGGACGATTCCCACATACCTAAAGAGAGGcgcaacagaaaaaaactaagACAACTGCATTGCAACATGggaatatttcagtttttattttaaaagatacAGGTCTGACACATCTAGCTTTGCGGTTTCTGTATCTCAGAAGTTGTGGCACACATTTCCGCCCCATCCCTACAGCACATCTCCATTATCCAGCTGAGAAAGCACTTGCTTTAGTAACAGGAAGAGTAGAGTTTTACAGCAgtaccagcacacacacactgtcacaaaTCCACAGGTTAAGAGTCACGTGTCAGGGCTATGGGTCCTGCTCTTGGTCCCCAAACACACACTTAAGCAAATTAAAAGTCACACCACTGGGTAAAGTATGGTCTTGTGATGATGGCAGCTTTTCTTTAAACTtcacccccccaccatcagCTTAAGGCTTGACCTTTATGCCCAGGCATAGAGCCAGCTCGCTCTTCTGGATCTTTCCATCGCGGTTCATGTCGCAGTGGCATAGCAGAACCTGGCGGAACTTGTCCAAGTCTGTGGCGCCGATACTGGGCTGAAGATGGGAAACAAGGTGGAACTTAGTACCTTCAGAACCTTCAGACTCTGAGAAGGATGAGTTATTTTGATGATTAAAATGTGGAATTTCAGGAATTTCACACCAAACCTGGTGGGGCACAAGGAACAGAGCCCCTTAACATCTTCACGGTGAAGAGAAGGAACCTGAGGTTCCTAAAGATCCGGACATTCAGACCACAGCTCAAAGGCTTCTGCAGGTTTGTAGTCTGCACTCATCGACTATCATGTCACTATCATGTGTATAAACACAGAATGTGTGtctaaccccccctccccacccaccgACATACCTTAACCAGTTCCATCATATCTTTCACAAAACCATCCACCTCTGGACCCTCCAAAGCTCCCGTTTTACTCTGGAATAACAAGAGACTCATGAATACAACTGAGGAACGGCAACAGTAAGTCCTTTTACTTCATACTAGGTATACAACTGAAGAAGTCTGTCCATCCATCGATTCATCACCCATCAAGAGATTCAACTAAAACAGAACCATCTTTCATATTTTTTAGTGTCAACAACAAACCCATtatctccagtgcttgagaatGGAATACTGGACTGACAGTAGGGTTTTTATTTCACTATGAAGAGACATACTGTTCTTTACCAGTGATTATTAAAAGGCCATTCAAGTTAGTTTCACATTACTGAGGACTTCTGAACAGAGTGAGGAGGAAGACTATAGCAGAGTAAAAGCTTTAGTTAACTGCAGTCTATAAAACTGTCATTGGCAAGGCGACTTTCAGTGAGATCCACTGCATGTATATTACATTAATGTGAATATGATACataatgcattttcatttagCCTTGCCGACGCAATCTTTACAAAACCGAGCAAGTTTTAGGACATTTATGAGAACAATCAGAATTTACAGCAAATATGATGAGTTAATTAATGGTTCATCACACACTTGGAACTCTTCAAAAGTTGATTAGTTTATGCTGATTGAGCTCAGATAGAGAAGGTGCCTCTTAATCCTTCTGCAGAACTTCCAAGAGCTGATTTGAAAAAAAGTGTATGACTCATAACATTATGAAGATCTGCCCTATGGGTTCTCCTTCATTTTATTCATAATTCTTAATCTCTCTTAGAAAATACATATTTTGGCTCTATTGCATTAGAGATGGGTGGGAGCTGGACTGGAGTACACAGACTTGAGAGTAATCATCTACCccaagggtgtagtgaaccaatGGGCTACCAGCACACCCTATAAACATCGGCTGCTGCCTCAGAATGGCCTCTATACTCACAACGTCGTAGTGAGCGAATATTTTCTCAAAGTCTCGTTTCCTCTCTTCTTGACTGGATGCCTGGAACAGAGGTTTATTGTACTGAGGAATGAACTGCACCGACCGCAGGAAAAGACTGGAGCTTAGATTAAAAGAAATACTTTGACTTACGTCTATTTTAAACTGCAGCAGGAAGTTCTCCTGAAGAGCAAGGATTCTGGTAGGAGCAGCACAATGGTTAGCTTAGCAACCATTAACATTTTTGAAACcgcatttctttttaaaatgttttcttccTTCACTATTTAGACAAAAGGGTTACCCTTGATTTAAAGCAACATGAATAATATAGTAGTACATGCTTACTtgatgcattaattaaccagtaactaagtgttagttacatactgatacCATGCTTGTACATCCTTAATCAATCATGATAGTTCATATATTCCATTCAGGTAGTATATTAGTTAACAGTTAACCAATTAGTTAATAATAGTAAGACTTCACTTGAGGGCAAAAATACTTAACTGatttactactcaagaacaaatcatgaagtaatataggtttccccatgaaatacatgaactgtcatgattgattaatgatgaatggaCATGGGATCAGTATTTAAACACAGGCATtagtatggagctggtcccccatTTACAACTATAACAGCTACCAAtgttctgggaaggctttccacaagactttggagtgtgtctgtgagaatttttgcccattcatccaggagagcatttgtgaggtcaggcgcTGATGTTGTGAAGATCTGACTTGCAATCTCTGTTCAGgttcatcccaaaggtatttgatgggttgaggtcagggttctgtgtgggcctgtgaagttcttccacaccagacCACACCTTTTCTGCTACAGTCATGCTGTagcagaaaagggccttccccaaactatCCTTACAAAGTTAGAACCATAGacttgtccaaaatgtcttggtatgcataTAGCTACAAAGGGGGAACCAACTCCAcgttgatgcctatggatttagaataggatgtcataaaagttctgtgggtgtaatggccaggtgccccaatacttttgtccatttaTGCTCAATGCTTGGTACAGGGTGAGACCTCCACTGACCATCAGATCACTGACGGTATTTTTATCAAGCCACTACCTGGCTAAGTCATTCAGATCCAGCTGGCCATCCTTATTCCTGTCAAAAATGTTCATCTgcaagaaaaagcagaaataaaacaaagaagtatcaatattttcctttttacacacaaacaagcagaaggccaaaaaaaaataaaaaatcaaccAGAAAGCGTTCTACAATCGTCCTACCAAACACAAACACCGGGGTTTCATTTATGAACTGGGGCCACATGTGGTGAAAACTGAGCTGATATTAAACGCTTCATCCTGCACGGATGTCAGATACCGGCATCCTGCTGATCAGGCAAAATGACATGATTGCTTCAAAGGACAGAATAATCAGTCACTCTAAATGCCTGCCTCAGAGTCATCAACATTAGGAAGTTACTTGTGATCGAGTGGTGATGGAAATACCTTATCCTATAAGTCAGCTTTCCCAACCTGGTCGTCGGGGAtgcacagacagtccacatttttgctccctctcagctctctgccaaaaagtccacattttcgctccctcccagcagtagggagctgggagggaggacCAGGtagggaaacactgctataagTCGTCGCAGTTGGAAAGCACGATTACAACACAGGCTTTCCATAAGGACTGACTCTTCAGCTCCGCGTAGGACACCCTGTGTCAGATTTGTACAGCTTTCAAGTGTTTTGTATGTGGCTGACTAAAGCCAACCAGATCTGGCTATAAATATCCACCTCACACTGCAGTCAAATCAGTGCTGCATTTTAATTTATCACTGTATCACTGTAATGACATGATTTAATAATGTGCAGTTAAAACTATCATGACCTGAGCATTTTTTTGATGGTGTTACCTCAGACTCACACATAACTTACAGATAATTTTTGGGGAGGTCTGCTATGTTAATACAATTCATCATTTACCTTTCCTCTGATTTGATTTAGTGTGGCACCAAATTAGctttgtatgtttatttgatATGTATTTTTGAGGGCCATTTATCCTCAAGAAAGAAGCCAGGAGATCTAACCAAGACCCAAACGGCATGTTATGACTGTGCTCAGGAGGCTCTTAGGTAATTACTTCTGGTGCTGAACTGATCTCATTGTGCAGTACTTGGGGGATCAGGCTCCAGAATCAACCACAACCAGCAGAAGAGTTTggaggggagaggggggggggttgttaccATGGTTTCTGTGTATTTGTCTAGCTTCCTGGGGGAAACAGCCTTCTTATGCTGGACGATCAGGTCCTTCAGGAAGCTCTTAAAAAGTGAAGAAGAGAAATCAAGCAAAGTCCCATTTCAGTGACTACTCAAATACTGGTCACTGAATATTCTGTGACAAAATATTTATGGACGTGAGAGCTCTGCGCTTCTATTTACTTGGTCATATATGTGCAGCCCGCTGCTAATTTTGCCAGAGCAATGATATCGGAGCTGGTGATTCACTCTTAGCTTGCTTCACCTGTTACAGGTCTAGCAGCCATGGAAAGAATCCAGAATAGGTGGAGGAAGTAGTGAAAAATGGTCCTATAGACTGGACAGAGTGACTGACAAAGTGTGAAACCCACTCAAGGCTCATATGAAAGGAAGACGTCAGCATTCCTGATGCTCAGGGACACCCCTGCAAGGTGCTCTTTTCATAGATTTTTTCCATTCTATCTCCCAGAAGGACACCGCCTCCCCCTGGGACGTCACAGAAGCACAGATCACCGTGGACACCGAGAAAGGCTATAGACAAATATGGGTCCTCTTCTGGGAAACGACATGCCTCGGCAAACAGAGCAGATGTAGGTCTGCCGCTGACCACTATGTACACAACAGCCTGTGTGTTTTCCCCTGATAGGCCTTAGCGGTTGCTACAGAACTGAgcttgcaaataaataaaaatcaatgcAAGTGAGGAGATCGAAGGAGCAGAAATTGCAGCCACACTGTGGTTCAGCCATCGGGGAGCAGACAGCCGACGGTATGAGGCCGCATACCTTGAGTTCCACAGCTGAGATGAATCCACTCCTATCCATGTCATATTTTCTCCAGATCTGTGGGATGATAAAGAGAAGATGGTAGCAGCAAATCTGGACAGAGACCGGCTGTATCGCAACGGACATACTGATGCCGAGATCGTCTCAATGTTAGAAAATGTTTAGGTGGTATATTTCCATGGAAAATGATTGGATATTACATAGTTAGAACCATGCAGTTGAATGGGTTATATAAGATGCCGATgggagcttttgggaaacgtaTCCCTCAATAAGCAGAGGAGTACTGAACTGTGGGATGGAGAGAGTGCATGGATGGGTGGAGCTCACCTTCATGAACTCCACACTGTTGTCCAGGGGAGTCTCCCTCCGGAAGAGCAGGAGGAAGTTCTCGTCCTCGGGTAGGATCATATTGGCCAGCTAGGAATCCCGGATACAAAGGGAATCTGGGTACACCAGCATCTCGCACAACATTCCTGCTCCTCTGAACTcagcaccatagcaacaccattgtcAGCCAACATCGAGACGTGTGGTGAAGTTTTACAATACCCTACATGACTCAGATTAGCACATTGCTCCATGTAGATTCTCCAGACATCAAAAATGCatccttaataataataataatattaataataataataatgccttAAAGAATGAGTTGAACTCTGGACAACAAAATCCATCATGGTGGATGGTAGAATTACTGATGGAAGACGCTTTGAAACTCAGGGTGGGTGGGGTTACCTTCCAACCTCAATCACTGTCAGGTTTAACCCGCTGGGGTGTGTTATGCCCACTGGACGCCGACGAGGCGGTAAACCCAGCCACTGTCAATCTGTAGGCCAGTTTCTCGTGCCGCACCAGGAGAATTGTGAAAGGCTCATTTTCAGAACAATTTGGAGAAGAGGTCACATCGTGAGGGCGGAGTAAAACGAAAGACACAGGCTGTAGTCTGGGCGCATACATCTCGGGGCAAACGGcacacgctccatccgcaaagATTTATTGTAGCTGGTCCCATTAGTGGAACATTCCCAGTGCCAGCGTCTGGGCCAGAGCCAAGCCGAGCTCCCCAGGAGATCTGTAACTCAGCCGTTATTAAAGGGCGCTGCTTTTAGGAATGTTTATCGattctttttttctgcaaaaACCTTATGGATCATCATGGAAAAAGCACACTGTTCGATGATATATCATGTCACAAAGCGAAAGAATCGATCTTCACACTGGCCAAAAATGGCTAGGAGTCATTCTCAAACGAACACAACTTTTTCCTGTTCAGACTCTGGTTTAGAGGGGTGCCTAAAGGTGTCTCAGGGCACCTAAGGGTGCCTCAGGGCACCTAAGGATGCTTAAGGGTGTCTCAGGGTGCCTCAGGGCGCCTAAGGGTGTGTCAGGGTGTCTCAGGGTGCCTCAGGGCATCTAAGAGTGCCTCAGGGCGCCTAAGGATGCTTAAGGGTGTCTCAGGGTGCCTAAGGGTGTCTCAGGGCGCCTAAGGGTGCCTCAGGGCACCTAAGGATGCTTAAGGGTGCCTCAGGGCGCCTAAGGGTGTGTCAGGGTGTCTCAGGGTGCCTCAGGGCGCCTAAGGGTGTGTCAGGGTGTCTCAGGGTGCCTCAGGGCACCTAAGGATGCTTAAGGGTGTCTCAGGGTGCCTCAGGGCGCCTAAGGGTGTGTCAGGGTGTCTCAGGGTGCCTCAGGGCACCTAAGAGTGCCTCAGGGCGCCTAAGGATGCTTAAGGGTGTCTCAGGGTGCCTAAGGGTGTCTCAGGGCACCTAAGGGTGCCTCAGGGCACCTAAGGATGCTTAAGGGTGCCTCAGGGCGCCTAGCATCCTCAAATGAATAATGTGACCCCTCAGGTGGGAATCAAGTAGGGTATGACTGTGACATAGTGGTGAGGTTGTACCCCATCACTAATTTCAGATGCACACTTTGTGATTTTGTCCTAGACCCGGCAGCAGTGCTGCTTGAACTCTTGGCTTGTCTTCCTGTATTGGCAATCAAGTCCCTTTAGGAGAGAACTGCATCATGGTGGAGCCCAGAAGAGCCTATTCTGTACAAATAACAAGATCACGCACATGCAGTGACATGAAAAAATGGTCTATTCCCAAAAGGACCTTAAGTGCTAATACGATGAAAGTACTACCTCTTGGGTTTTACTGGAACTCATTATATCTATGGATACACCCTTAATGGCAGTCAGATGGATCAACACGCCCATTCAATTTGATCTGATTGCTGGTTCAGATGCAGGCATTGACCATTACCAACAATGCATGAAAATACAGGGCAGTAGCATTATTCTTGATCAGATCGTAATCAGATTCACTATGATGTTTGCCTTGTACGTCAGGTGTCTTTCCCTGTTTTGGAGCAGATGGTCCACAAACCGCCAGAGTGATGACTGAGACGTACCTCATGTATCTGGAGTCGCCCATCAGCCGTGAGATCGTAAGCGGACATAAACCTTCTCTTCAACTGCTGAACTTTATCTTCTGTTATCTCCTCCTAGAAGGAACGGCACAGCAAGACGTCTGCCCGATTATGTGTCTGTGAGCTCTGAGACATCATGTCGGACCACGTCAAACAGTCGCTGCTCCTGTCTGGTTCCAATGGATATTAAAACGGACATGATGGAGGCGATTTACGATTTCATGCCAACAAAAACAGTAGCATCACAAATAATCAGTAATTTAATATCAAAAATTCAAAAAGACTACCATAAaaactttttctttttcagtttaaGAAATTTTTGACTTATTATAAATGAA from Paramormyrops kingsleyae isolate MSU_618 chromosome 9, PKINGS_0.4, whole genome shotgun sequence carries:
- the scgn gene encoding secretagogin; the encoded protein is MCRQAAHDPAPRRWGYCCLPKTKEIQYYCEEQHRAASASDSALFARIMDIEFDNLNAGDFLLIWRRFDADDNGYIEGKELDDFFRHMMMKLRPGEEITEDKVQQLKRRFMSAYDLTADGRLQIHELANMILPEDENFLLLFRRETPLDNSVEFMKIWRKYDMDRSGFISAVELKSFLKDLIVQHKKAVSPRKLDKYTETMMNIFDRNKDGQLDLNDLARILALQENFLLQFKIDASSQEERKRDFEKIFAHYDVSKTGALEGPEVDGFVKDMMELVKPSIGATDLDKFRQVLLCHCDMNRDGKIQKSELALCLGIKVKP